The genome window GCTCCACGATGCGAGCTTCGAGATCCCGCGCGGCACGATCACCGCGCTGGTGGGCGTGAACGGCGCGGGCAAGTCCACGCTCTTCAAGGCGATCATGGGCTTCGTGCCGACCGCGCGGGGCGAGATCCGTCTGCTCGGCAAATCGGTGAAGGAAGCCCTGCGCGAGAACCTCGTGGCCTATGTCCCGCAGGCCGAGGAAGTCGACTGGAGCTTTCCGGTGCTGGTCGAGGACGTCGTGATGATGGGGCGCTACGGTCACATGGGCTTTCTGCGCCGACCGTCGCGCGCCGATCGCGAGGCCGTGGAGACAGCGCTCGCGCGCGTCAACATGACCGAATTCCGCAAGCGCCAGATCGGCGAGCTTTCGGGCGGACAGCGCAAGCGCGTCTTCCTCGCCCGCGCGCTGGCCCAGGACGGTCGCGTGATCCTGCTCGACGAACCCTTCACCGGCGTCGATGCGACGACCGAGGACCAGATCGTCGCCCTGCTGCGCGAGTTGCGCGACGAGGGGCGGGTCATGCTCGTCTCGACCCACAATCTCGGATCGGTGCCGGAATTCTGCGACCGGACGATCCTCATCAAGGGGACGGTGCTGGCGGCGGGCCCTACCGAAACGACCTTTACCCGCTCCAATCTCGAACTGGCCTTCGGGGGCGTGCTGCGGCATTTCACGCTCGGCGGCGACCGGCTCCATGACGACGACGATCCGCGCGAGGTCCGCATCATCACCGACGACGAACGGCCCTTCGTCCATTACGGTGACCGACCGACCGCACGCAGGGACGAGGAATGATCGACCTCCTGCTCGAGCCGTTCTCCTACGGATACATGTTCAACGCGATGTGGGTCTCGGCGCTTGTCGGCGGGGTTTGCGCGTTCCTGTCGTGCTATCTCATGCTCAAGGGATGGTCGCTGATCGGCGACGCGCTCAGCCATTCGGTCGTGCCCGGGGTCGCCGGAGCCTACATGCTGGGCCTTCCCTTCGCGCTCGGTGCATTCATCGCGGGGGGGCTCGCCGCGGGGGCAATGCTGTTCCTGTCGGGGCGGTCGGGGCTCAAGATCGACGTCATCATCGGCATCATCTTCACCGCCTTCTTCGGGCTCGGCCTCTTCATGGTGTCGCTCTCGCCGATGGCGGTCAGCATCCAGACGATCGTCATGGGCAACATCCTTGCCATCACGCCGGGCGACACGCTGCAGCTCGCCCTCATCGGGTTCGTCTCGCTCGCGGTGCTGCTTCTGAAGTGGAAGGACCTGATGGTCGTCTTCTTCGACGAGACCCACGCGCGATCGGTCGGCCTCAGACCGGACCTGCTGCGCGCAGTGTTCTTCGTGCTCCTCTCGGCCTCGGTCGTGGCGGCGATGATGACGGTCGGCGCGTTCCTCGTGATCGCCATGGTCGTGACGCCGGGGGCCACGGCCTACCTGCTCTGCGACCGTTTTCCGCGCCTCATCTGCCTCTCGGTCGCGATCGGCACGGTGACGAGCTTTGTCGGTGCCTATCTCAGCTATTTCCTCGACGGGGCGACGGGGGGCATCATCGTCACGTTGCAGACGCTCGTTTTCCTCATGGCCTTCGTCTTCGCGCCGAAGCACGGCACGCTCGCGGCACGGCGCAAGGCCGCCGCCGCGTTGTCGCGCGGGGGAAAGGTCGCACCCTGATGCTCGAGACGCTCATTCTGCCGTTCCAGTTTCCGTTCATGCAGAACGCGTTCTGGATCTCGCTTCTCGTGGCACTGCCCACGGCGCTGCTGTCGTGCTTTCTGGTGCTCAAGGGCTGGGCTCTGATGGGCGATGCGGTCAGCCACGCGACGCTGCCGGGCATCGTGCTCGCATGGATCCTGGGTCTGCCACTCCTTCTCGGGGCCTTCGTGGCGGGGATGCTCTGCGCGCTCGCGACGGGGTATCTGTCGCATAACAGCCGGGTGAAGGAGGACACGGTAATGGGCGTGGTCTTTTCCGGCATGTTCGGTGTCGGGATCGTCCTCTACACTTCCATCCGGACCAACGAACATCTCGATCACGTCCTCTTCGGCAACATGCTGGGCGTGGGACGCGAGGATCTCTGGAGCTCGGGGATCATCGCCGTGCTGGTCTCTTCCCTTCTCGTGGTGAAATGGAAGGATCTGCTGCTCCATGCCTTCGACCCGGCACAGGCGCAGGCATCGGGGCTGAACACGAAGGTGCTGCATTACGGGCTGCTCTCGGCGCTGTCGCTGACCATCGTCGCGACGCTGAGCTCGGTCGGCCTGATCCTCGCCGTGGCGCTTCTGGTGACGCCGGGGGCGATCGCGTTCCTGACGGTTCGCAGCTTCGCGCCCATGCTGGCGGTCTCGGTCGCGGTCTGCATCTTCGCGATGGTCGCAGGCACCTATGCGAGCTTCTTCGTCGACAGCGCGCCCGCGCCCACGATCGTGCTGATCCTGACCATCCTCTTCATCGCGGCCTTCCTTCGCCGCCAGTGGAGCGCGCGCGCCATGTCACGCAGGACGGCACCCGCGAACTGACCTTCGGGACGCCTGGCGGTCAGTGGAAATCGCGCGACTTGGGAATCACGCGAACGTCGCGCGGATGGTTTCGCGGCGAAACCTGGCCCGGAAGGGGGTGGGTCGGATGGTCGCCCCGGGCGGTGGTCCGCGGCAGGGCCGCGTCCGACAGGGCGGCGAGGCGATCGCTGCGATCCTCCAGGTCGCGGGCGACCACGTGGATCACCCGCCCGTCGGTCTGCACGACGCCGCGCACCACCATCAGACGGGCCGACATGATCGTTGGACGATAGCGTTTGAACATGTCCGGCCAGATCACGAGGTTGGCGACGCCCCCCTCGTCCTCGAGCGTGATGAAGCAGACGCCCTTGGCGCTGCCGGGCTTCTGGCGCACAAGCACCAGCCCGGCGAGCGAGACGCCCTGCCCGTGGCGCATCTGCGGCAGGTCGCGCGAGGCGGCGAAGCCCTGGGCGGCGAGGCTGCGACGGAAGAACGACATGGGATGCGCCTTGAGCGACAGGCGAAGGGTCTGGTAATCGGCGACGACATGCTCGGCCTCGGGCATGGCGGGCAGATGCAGCTCGGGTTCGGGCCCCTCCGGCGCGGCATGGACATGGTCGAAGATCGGCAGGGCCGGCGCATCCTTCAGCGCCTGCGCCTGCCAGAGCGCCTGCCGTCGGTCGATCCCCATGCTGCGCATCGCATCGGCCGCCGCGAGCCGCCGGATCGCCCGCGCGTCGATGCCCGCCCGTGACCTCAGATCCCCCACGTCGCGATAGGGGCTGTCGCGTTCGCTCATGATCCGCAGCGCCATCGCCTGCTGCAGGCCATCGACCCGCCGCATCCCGAGACGCAGCGCGAACCCCTCCGCCGCGGGTTCGAGCGTCGAATCCCAGTCCGAGAAGTTCACGTCGACGGGCCGCACCTCGACCCCGTGATCGCGCGCGTCGCGGACGATCTGGGCCGGGGCGTAGAAACCCATCGGCTGCGAGTTCAGCAACGCACAGGCAAAGGCCGCCGGGTAATGGCATTTCATCCAGCTTGAGACATAGACGAGCTTGGCGAAGCTCGCCGCGTGGCTTTCGGGAAAGCCGTATTCGCCGAACCCCTTGATCTGATCGAAGCAACGGCGCGCGAAGACCGGATCGTAGCCACGCTCGATCATCCGGCCGACCATCTTGTCCTGGAGCAGATCGATCGTCCCGCGCGAGCGGAAGGTGGCCATGGCGCGGCGCAGCTCGTTCGCCTCGCTGGGCGAGAAGCGCGCGGCGTCGATCGAGATCTTCATCGCCTGTTCCTGGAAGATCGGCACGCCGAGCGTGCGGTGCAGGATGCGTTTGAGCTCGTCCTGCGGATGCTGAGGGCCGGGGGTGGGATACTCGACCGGCTCCAACCCCTGGCGGCGACGCAGATAGGGATGGACCATGTCGCCCTGGATCGGACCGGGACGGACGATGGCGACCTCGATCACAAGGTCGTAGAAGACGCGCGGACGCAGCTTGGGCAGCATCGCCATCTGGGCGCGGCTTTCCACCTGAAAGACGCCGAGGCTGTCGCCACGGCAGAGCATGTCGTAGGTCGGGCGGCGGTCGTCGGATTCGTCGTCCTCGACCGGCACCGTCGCGAGTTCGAGCGCGCGCCCGTGATGCGCCGCGATGAGGCCGAAGCACTTGGCGATGCAGGTCAGCATCCCGAGCGCGAGGACGTCCACCTTGAAGATGCCCAGCGCGTCGATGTCGTCCTTGTCCCATTCGATGAAGCTGCGCTCGGGCATGGCACCGTTGCCGATCGGCACGATCTCGGTCAGGGGGCGGTCGGTCAGGATGAAGCCGCCCACATGCTGCGAAAGGTGCCGCGGCATCCCGATCATCTGCCGCGCGAGAATCAGCACGCGCCTGAGATGCGGATCGCCGAGATCGAGCCCCGCCTCGCGCGCGCGGTCGTCGTCCATCTGCCCCTCGAAGCTGCCCCAGATCGTCCCCGCGAGCTTCGAGGTGACGTCCTCCGACAGGCCCATGGCCTTGCCGACCTCGCGGATGGCCGAGCGGGGACGGTAATGGATGACGGTCGCGCAAAGACCCGCCCTTTCGCGGCCGTATCTGCGATAGATGTACTGGATCACCTCCTCGCGGCGCTCATGTTCAAAATCGACGTCGATATCGGGAGGTTCGTCGCGTTCCTCGCTCAGGAACCGCTCGAAGAGCAGGTCGTGGACGGCCGGATCGACCGAGGTGATGCCGAGGCAGAAGCAGACCGCCGAATTGGCCGCCGACCCGCGACCCTGACAGAGGATCGGCGGATCGGCCTCCTCTCGGGCGAAGCGGACGATGTCGCGGATCGTCAGGAAATAGCGGGCGATCTTCTTCGACGCGATCAGGGCGAACTCCCTGTCGATCGTCCGGGCCACATTCTCCGGCACGCCGTCCGGATAGCGTCTCGCGGCCCCTTCCCATGTCAGGCGTTCCAGCTCCTCCTGCGGGGTGAGGCCGGCGGGATGGATCTCGTGCGGGTATTCGTACTGGAGCTCGTCGAGAGAGAAGTCGATCCGATCGGCGAGCGTTCGCGTCGCGGCGACGGCGTGAGGCCAGTCCGCGAAGAGGCGGCACATCTCGGCGGGCGATTTCAGGTGCCGTTCGGCATTGGCCTCGAGGAGGAAGCCAGCGCGCTGGACGGTGGCACCCTCGCGGATGGCGACCATCACGTCCTGCAGCGGACGCCGCTCGGGCGCGTGGTAGAGCACGTCGTTGGTCGCGAGGATCCCGAGGCCGTGGGACCGCGCCAGCGCGTCGAGACGGTTGATCCGCGCCCTGTCGTCACCGCGATAGAGGAACGTGGCACCCAGATGGCGCATGCCCGGCAGCGCACGGACGAGCCGCGGAAGCCCCCGTTCGAACGCGTCGAGATCGTCCTTCGGCATCGCGACGAGGTGCAGCCCCCCGGCATGGGCGGACAGCATCTCGAGCGTCAGATGCGTCTCGCCCTTCTGCTGCCACGCGCCCTCGCGGGTCTGCATCTTGCCCTTCGAAAGCAGGGTCGAGAGGCGCGCATAGGCGTCGCGATCCTGCGGATAGGCCAGGATCTCGGCCCCGCAGAGCAGCACCAGCCGCGCGCCGATCCGGGGGCGGATGCGGGCGGTCTTCGCCTCGGTATGGACCCGCACGACGCCCGCGAGAGTGTTGCGATCCGCGATCCCGAGGCTGTCGTAGCCCAGCAGGTTGGCCGTCGCCACGAGATCCGAGGCGTCGGAGGCTGCGCGCAGGAAGGAAAAGCAGCTCGCCAGGCCGAATTCCACGTAAGGCGCGGGCGGGTTCGGGGCGAAGCCGTTCTCCTTCGACAGGGTGCGGCGCTTGTGTCCCTCGGGCATGGGCATCAGGCGAAGAACCCGTGCAGGAACCAGCGGGGTGCATCCCCGCGGCCATCGTCCAGGACCCCCTCGCGGTAGAGCCAGAACCGGCGGCCATCCTCGACCTCGACCTTGTAGTAATCCCTCAGCCGCGTGCCGGGGCGGTCGCGCCACCATTCGGGCGCGATGCGCTCGGGTCCGGCATGTCGCAGGGCGCGGTAGGTCACGCGCCTCCAGACGAACCGGGTCGGAGGACCGTCCGGCACGCCGTAGATCACGCCAACCTCCTCGGCCGGATCGAGAAGGCGCACGGGACGCTCGCGCGGAAGGGTCGGCGCGTCCGCCGCCTCTGCACCGAGGGCCGGAACCTCTCCCGTCATGCGTTCGGGGCGGTGGGTTTCGGTCCAGCGTGCCCACGTGACCCGCTCGGGGCCGAGCCGGGCGCTCAGCCGATCGACGAGACCGGCGAGATCCTCCTCCGCGTCGCGGCCGCCGCCGAGATCCTCCTGCCGGAGGGGCACCGGCTCGACCCGGACGGCGTCGAGCGTCAGCAGGTCGAACCCGAAGCCGGGATCGATCGCGTCGAGCCGACCCTGCCAGAGACGCAGCAGATGCGCAGGATCGCGGCTTGCGCGGGCGAGACCGATGGTCACGTCGCGGCATTCGCCGTCGATCCGGTAGATCGTGAGCCGCATCCGGCGTGCCCCCTGACCGTCGGAGACGAGAGCCCGGCAAAGCGTCTCCGCGAGACCGGGAAGATGCGGATAGGGGTCGATCACCGGTTCCGGCAGACGGGTACGTGCGTGGTATTCGCGATGATCGGGTGGCGCGTTCAGGGGATCGGGCATCCGCCCCGCGGCCCGGTCCAGAAGGATGAGCGGATTTCGATCGGAGGGCGCGGCAGCGAAGCGGCGCATCAGCGCCTGACGTGGCATGTCGGCCAGCGCGCCCAGGGTCTTGAGCCCCAGACGGGAGAGAAGCCGATCTGTTTCTGCATCGATCCCGAGGGCACCGACCGGCAACGGGGCCAGATGCGCATCCACGTCCGCGGAGGTGCAGATCGCGCGGTCGGGGCCGTGGCGCGCGAGCGCCCGCGCCGCGCCCGGCATGGGGGCCATGGCCAGGCGCGCGGTCAGCCCCTGAAGCGCGAAACGGCGCGCGATATCCTCCAGCAGCGCGGGTTCTCCGCCCCAGAGATGCGTGGACCCCGTGGCGTCGAGGACGAGCCCGTCCGCGCCGTCTGCGGCCGTCCACGGACACCAGCGGCGCGACCAGTGCACCAGCCGACGCAGCAACGCGCGGTCGCCGTCGAGATCGGCAGGCTCCACGTGGAGGTCGGGATGGATCGCCTGCATGTCGACGATGCGCTTGCCACGCGCGATTCCCCGCCCCGTGGCCACGGCATCGGCCCCGTGGACCACGGGACCATGCGCCCCCTCGCGCGACAGCACGACTGGCACGTCAGGACCCGGCAGCGTCCGATATTGCTGCACCACCCGTCTCCACCGCTCTATCGTCAGGGCGGGAAACCAGACTGAGACGATCCGCCGTTCCCGGGTCATGACGGGCCACCCATCGGCCCGGGGCGCGGCCCTGGGCACGAAAGAGCTCCGCATCCCATTGGGCCCATCCCGGCGCGCGGGGATCGTGGGGATGCGCCTGCGACGGCAGGGAGGCGACGCGCCAGCGCATACGTGCCGCACTCAGCACGCCGGGATCGGCCCCGCGGATCAGATAGACCGGAACGCCAGAGCGTTCGGCGCGGATGGCGAGCCGCTTCGTCGCCGTGAAGTCGAGCGCAGCCGGCGCGCCGTGGATCTCGCCCACCACGGCCGAGAGGGCCGCGCAGGAGGCCCCCTCCTCCATGGCCCAGAGGACGTCGCGCGGATGGCTCACGCGGACCTGGAGGATGCGGAGACCCGAGGCCATATGCCCCAGGCCCGGCAGGTACAGCGCGCCCGCCTCGCGCCGCGACAGGCGATCCTGCACCCAGAGGACCGGACGCTGCCCGAGGGACAGAAGCGACAGCACGAAACCCGTCGCCCCCGGATCGGCGCTCCGCAGGGGATGCAAGTCGGTCAGGGGCGGCCGCAACGCATCGCCCTCCGGGACGGAGGGGGCGCGGCGACCGCGTCCGGGCAGATGGACGACCTGCGGATATGGCAATCGATTCCCCATGCACCGCCTCATTGTTCACTTTTTGTTCTTTTTGGCCAGTTCTTTTCCGCATTATGTTTCGACGATGCGTCATCCATGCGGTGGAAGGGTCTGAGAGCCGGTTATTGCAGGAGCAGAGGCCTGAGCCGCCCCGTTCCACCCCTTACGGGATGACGGCCCGGAGCGCAGGCGAAAGACGATCTATCGCCGACGGTGTCTCAGGCACCCCAGTCGACGTCGAATTTCTCGACCAGCCGTGCAACGTTCTCTTCGCTCAGCGCGCGGGGATTGAGGCCGCGGGTCATCATGGCGAGCTGGGCAGAGGCCTCGAGTTCCTCGATCGCGTAGACCGCCGCCTCGAGATCCTTGCCCGCCACGACGGGACCGTGATTGGCAAGCATCACCGCCGAACGTTTGCCTGCGAGGCCCCGGATCGCATCGCCGATCGCCGCGTCGCCGGGCATGAAATAGGGCAGCAGCTTGACCCGGCCTAACTTCATGATCGGATAGGGCGTGAGGTGCGGCAGAAAGTCGTCCTCGTCCACATCCGGCATCATCGACAGCGCGACGGAATGCGCGGAATGAAGATGCACGATCGCCCCCGACGCCCCCCGAGTGTCGTAGAAGGCGCGGTGGAGCGGCATTTCCTTGGTGGGCTTGTCGCCGTCCACAAGGGTCATCCCGGCGTCGAAGAGGCTCAGCCGCGCGGGGTCGAGCGTCAGGAAGGACGATCCGGTCGGCGTGACGAGAAGCCCGCCATCGGGCGTGCGGGCCGAGATGTTTCCGGTCGATCCATGGGTCAGACCGCGCCCGTGCAGGGCGCGGGCGAACATGCAGATTTGTTCGCGCAGATCGGCAAGCGCGCTCATGTTTTGCCCTCCAGAACGGCCAGCGCCTTGGTAAAGAACTCCTCGTCGCCGAAATTGCCGGATTTGAGTGCAAGGAACAGATCGCGCCCCTCGGCGCGCAGAGCGGGCACGCCCGGCGCGATCTCGGGCCCGATCCGGAGCGCCTCGATGCCGAGCCCCTCGACCACGGCCCCCGACGTCTCGCCGCCCGCCGTGACGAGGCGCGTGACGCCCCCCTCGACGAGCTTGCGTGCGGTTTCTGCAAAGAAATTCTCGAGCCGTCCGGCGACCTTCTCGCGGCCGTATCTTTCCTGCGCGGCGCGCACCGTGTCGGGATCTGCCGAGGAATAGACCAGCGCGGTGCCGTCGGCCTCTATCGCGAAGCGGGCGGCATCCTCGGGCGTCACGCGCCCCTCCATCACGTCATCGGCCGTGATCTCCCGGCTGGGATTGTCGGCGGCGTAGCGTGCGACCTGAGCCCGGGTCATCCTGGAGGCGGACCCCGCGATGATCGCGGCTGGGCCCGAATGGCCCTGCCAATCGGCGTCTGGCGGTGCGAGATCGCCCTCGGCCATCAAATTCGCAGGCAGCCCGAGGGCGATGCCCGATCCGCCGGTCACGAGCGTCATGTCCCTTGCCGCCGCGCCGATCCTGCGCAGATCCTGGTCGCGGATCGCGTCCACCACGATCACCGGGCGACCGGCCTCGGTCTCGGACGCGATGGCGGCGGCGATGGCCTCGGATCCGTCGAACACGGTCGCGGCGGGCACATGGCCCACGCCCTGCCGTGTCTGGTGACCCAGCCAGCGCCGGATGTCGGCATCCGTCATCGGGGTGAGGGGGTGGTTCTCCATCCCCGATTCCGACAGCAGCGTGTCGTTGACGAAGAGATGACCCTGGTAGATCGACCGTCCCGTCGCGGGAAAGGCGGGGCAGACGATGGCATTCAGGGCCCCGAGCCGTTCCATCAGCGCGTCGATGACGGGGCCGATATTGCCCTCCTTCGTCGAGTCGAAGGTCGAGCAGTACTTGAAGAAGAACTGGGTGCAGCCCTGCGCCCGAAGCCATTCGAGCGCATCGAGCGACAGGCGCACCGCCTCGTCCACGGGGATCGTCCGCGACTTGAGCGCGACGACACCGGCATCCACGTCGGCATCCGCGGGGCCGTCGGGGATGCCCGAGAATTGCGTGACGCGCATCCCCTCCTTGGCGAGCATGTTGGCGAGATCCGACGATCCCGTGAAATCGTCGCCGATACATCCGAGCTTCATGATCCGGCCCCCTCGATTGCGATCATGCACATCGTCTTCACCCTCCCGCGAAAATCCGCTCTCCGTCCCGATACATGAAGCGATCGGTCTGGAGCGCCAACCGATGGTGACGTTTTTGTCTCGAAAATCTCCGCTGCCCATCGACGGGAACAACCTCAGGGAGATAAACTTTCGACCTGGAGGGAGAGAAACAACCGAAGGACTCCGCATGCAAGAGGTACAGGACGCGATCACCGGCCTCGATCTGGGCGTGATCGCCGCCTATTTCGGCCTCATCATCCTGATTGGGATCTGGGTTTCGCGAAAGACCAAGTCCGGCGACGACCTCTTCCTCGCGGGACGATCGCTCGGCTGGGCGGCGATCGGGTTCTCGCTCTTTGCATCGAACATCTCGTCCTCGACGCTGATCGGCCTCACCGGGTCGGCCTACACGACCGGCATCGCACCGTCGGCCTACGAGTGGTTGGCGGGCATACCGCTCCTGTTGATGGCCTTCATCTTCGCACCGATCTTCCTGAAATCCCGCATATCCACCACGCCCGAATACCTCGAGCGTCGCTATTCCCGCCGGACGCGGCTCTACTTCTCGGCGCTCACGATCTTCTTCACCATCGTGGTCGATTGCGCGGGCGGGCTCTATGCCGGGGGGCTCGTCCTGAACACCTTCTTTCCGAACGTGCCGCTTTGGGCCAGCGCGATGGCGATCGGGCTTTTTGCGGGGATCTACACCGCTGCGGGCGGGCTCAAGGCCGTGGTCTATACGGACGTGATGCAGGCGATCGTCCTGATCGGCGGCTCGGCGATCCTCGCCTTCATGATGTTCTCGCAGCTCGACTATTCGTTTGCCGCGATCCGCGAAAGCGTGCCGAACGAGAACCATCTGAGCATGGTCCTCCCGCTCGACGACGAGACGCTGCCATGGCCCGGGCTCTTCTTCGGGGTCGCGCTGCTGGGATTCTGGTACTGGGTCACGAACCAGTACATCGTCCAGCGCATCCTGGGCGCGCGCAGCCTGCCCGACGCGCAATGGGGCGCGATCCTGGGCGGCCTGCTGAAGATCGCGCCACTCTTCATCATGGTGTTTCCCGGTGCGATGGCGACCGCGCTTCTGCCCGATATCGAAACCGCAGACCGCGTCTTTCCGATCATGATCACACAGCTCCTGCCCGCGGGCCTGACAGGCCTCGTGCTGGCGGGGTTGATCGCGGCGATCATGTCGAGCGTGGATTCGACGCTGAATTCATCCTCGACGCTGCTGATCCACGATTTCGTCACGAAACCCGACCGGGAGATCGAGCCTGGCAAGGCCCGTCGCTGGGGCACCTATGCAACGCTCGGCTTCATGGTCTTCGCCATCGTCTGGGCCCCGCTCATCCAGTTCGCGGGTGGGCTCTGGGATTATCTCCAGCAGATGTTCTCGGTCCTCGTGCCGCCGCTCGTCGTGCTCTTCGTGATGGGGGCGGTGTCGCGCTTCGGCACCGAGAAGGGGGGGTTCTACACCCTCGTCTTCGGTCATGTGCTGGGCGCGATCCTCTTCTGCTTCGGCAACGAGGGGATCATGAACCTCGCTGGAATGGAGCCGATCTGGTCCGTTCACTATACGATCAACGTGGCGATCGTGACGGTGATCTGTCTGGTCTTCTATCTGATCGTCAGTGCGTTGACCGACCACCGGGAGATCGACGACGACGTC of Palleronia sp. LCG004 contains these proteins:
- a CDS encoding manganese/iron ABC transporter ATP-binding protein, with the protein product MTAAADDRTLSAGAGIFACDVTVTYRNGMTALHDASFEIPRGTITALVGVNGAGKSTLFKAIMGFVPTARGEIRLLGKSVKEALRENLVAYVPQAEEVDWSFPVLVEDVVMMGRYGHMGFLRRPSRADREAVETALARVNMTEFRKRQIGELSGGQRKRVFLARALAQDGRVILLDEPFTGVDATTEDQIVALLRELRDEGRVMLVSTHNLGSVPEFCDRTILIKGTVLAAGPTETTFTRSNLELAFGGVLRHFTLGGDRLHDDDDPREVRIITDDERPFVHYGDRPTARRDEE
- a CDS encoding metal ABC transporter permease, whose protein sequence is MIDLLLEPFSYGYMFNAMWVSALVGGVCAFLSCYLMLKGWSLIGDALSHSVVPGVAGAYMLGLPFALGAFIAGGLAAGAMLFLSGRSGLKIDVIIGIIFTAFFGLGLFMVSLSPMAVSIQTIVMGNILAITPGDTLQLALIGFVSLAVLLLKWKDLMVVFFDETHARSVGLRPDLLRAVFFVLLSASVVAAMMTVGAFLVIAMVVTPGATAYLLCDRFPRLICLSVAIGTVTSFVGAYLSYFLDGATGGIIVTLQTLVFLMAFVFAPKHGTLAARRKAAAALSRGGKVAP
- a CDS encoding metal ABC transporter permease, whose translation is MLETLILPFQFPFMQNAFWISLLVALPTALLSCFLVLKGWALMGDAVSHATLPGIVLAWILGLPLLLGAFVAGMLCALATGYLSHNSRVKEDTVMGVVFSGMFGVGIVLYTSIRTNEHLDHVLFGNMLGVGREDLWSSGIIAVLVSSLLVVKWKDLLLHAFDPAQAQASGLNTKVLHYGLLSALSLTIVATLSSVGLILAVALLVTPGAIAFLTVRSFAPMLAVSVAVCIFAMVAGTYASFFVDSAPAPTIVLILTILFIAAFLRRQWSARAMSRRTAPAN
- a CDS encoding error-prone DNA polymerase, with product MPMPEGHKRRTLSKENGFAPNPPAPYVEFGLASCFSFLRAASDASDLVATANLLGYDSLGIADRNTLAGVVRVHTEAKTARIRPRIGARLVLLCGAEILAYPQDRDAYARLSTLLSKGKMQTREGAWQQKGETHLTLEMLSAHAGGLHLVAMPKDDLDAFERGLPRLVRALPGMRHLGATFLYRGDDRARINRLDALARSHGLGILATNDVLYHAPERRPLQDVMVAIREGATVQRAGFLLEANAERHLKSPAEMCRLFADWPHAVAATRTLADRIDFSLDELQYEYPHEIHPAGLTPQEELERLTWEGAARRYPDGVPENVARTIDREFALIASKKIARYFLTIRDIVRFAREEADPPILCQGRGSAANSAVCFCLGITSVDPAVHDLLFERFLSEERDEPPDIDVDFEHERREEVIQYIYRRYGRERAGLCATVIHYRPRSAIREVGKAMGLSEDVTSKLAGTIWGSFEGQMDDDRAREAGLDLGDPHLRRVLILARQMIGMPRHLSQHVGGFILTDRPLTEIVPIGNGAMPERSFIEWDKDDIDALGIFKVDVLALGMLTCIAKCFGLIAAHHGRALELATVPVEDDESDDRRPTYDMLCRGDSLGVFQVESRAQMAMLPKLRPRVFYDLVIEVAIVRPGPIQGDMVHPYLRRRQGLEPVEYPTPGPQHPQDELKRILHRTLGVPIFQEQAMKISIDAARFSPSEANELRRAMATFRSRGTIDLLQDKMVGRMIERGYDPVFARRCFDQIKGFGEYGFPESHAASFAKLVYVSSWMKCHYPAAFACALLNSQPMGFYAPAQIVRDARDHGVEVRPVDVNFSDWDSTLEPAAEGFALRLGMRRVDGLQQAMALRIMSERDSPYRDVGDLRSRAGIDARAIRRLAAADAMRSMGIDRRQALWQAQALKDAPALPIFDHVHAAPEGPEPELHLPAMPEAEHVVADYQTLRLSLKAHPMSFFRRSLAAQGFAASRDLPQMRHGQGVSLAGLVLVRQKPGSAKGVCFITLEDEGGVANLVIWPDMFKRYRPTIMSARLMVVRGVVQTDGRVIHVVARDLEDRSDRLAALSDAALPRTTARGDHPTHPLPGQVSPRNHPRDVRVIPKSRDFH
- a CDS encoding DNA polymerase Y family protein, with the protein product MQQYRTLPGPDVPVVLSREGAHGPVVHGADAVATGRGIARGKRIVDMQAIHPDLHVEPADLDGDRALLRRLVHWSRRWCPWTAADGADGLVLDATGSTHLWGGEPALLEDIARRFALQGLTARLAMAPMPGAARALARHGPDRAICTSADVDAHLAPLPVGALGIDAETDRLLSRLGLKTLGALADMPRQALMRRFAAAPSDRNPLILLDRAAGRMPDPLNAPPDHREYHARTRLPEPVIDPYPHLPGLAETLCRALVSDGQGARRMRLTIYRIDGECRDVTIGLARASRDPAHLLRLWQGRLDAIDPGFGFDLLTLDAVRVEPVPLRQEDLGGGRDAEEDLAGLVDRLSARLGPERVTWARWTETHRPERMTGEVPALGAEAADAPTLPRERPVRLLDPAEEVGVIYGVPDGPPTRFVWRRVTYRALRHAGPERIAPEWWRDRPGTRLRDYYKVEVEDGRRFWLYREGVLDDGRGDAPRWFLHGFFA
- a CDS encoding aldolase yields the protein MSALADLREQICMFARALHGRGLTHGSTGNISARTPDGGLLVTPTGSSFLTLDPARLSLFDAGMTLVDGDKPTKEMPLHRAFYDTRGASGAIVHLHSAHSVALSMMPDVDEDDFLPHLTPYPIMKLGRVKLLPYFMPGDAAIGDAIRGLAGKRSAVMLANHGPVVAGKDLEAAVYAIEELEASAQLAMMTRGLNPRALSEENVARLVEKFDVDWGA
- the otnK gene encoding 3-oxo-tetronate kinase → MKLGCIGDDFTGSSDLANMLAKEGMRVTQFSGIPDGPADADVDAGVVALKSRTIPVDEAVRLSLDALEWLRAQGCTQFFFKYCSTFDSTKEGNIGPVIDALMERLGALNAIVCPAFPATGRSIYQGHLFVNDTLLSESGMENHPLTPMTDADIRRWLGHQTRQGVGHVPAATVFDGSEAIAAAIASETEAGRPVIVVDAIRDQDLRRIGAAARDMTLVTGGSGIALGLPANLMAEGDLAPPDADWQGHSGPAAIIAGSASRMTRAQVARYAADNPSREITADDVMEGRVTPEDAARFAIEADGTALVYSSADPDTVRAAQERYGREKVAGRLENFFAETARKLVEGGVTRLVTAGGETSGAVVEGLGIEALRIGPEIAPGVPALRAEGRDLFLALKSGNFGDEEFFTKALAVLEGKT
- a CDS encoding sodium:solute symporter, whose protein sequence is MQEVQDAITGLDLGVIAAYFGLIILIGIWVSRKTKSGDDLFLAGRSLGWAAIGFSLFASNISSSTLIGLTGSAYTTGIAPSAYEWLAGIPLLLMAFIFAPIFLKSRISTTPEYLERRYSRRTRLYFSALTIFFTIVVDCAGGLYAGGLVLNTFFPNVPLWASAMAIGLFAGIYTAAGGLKAVVYTDVMQAIVLIGGSAILAFMMFSQLDYSFAAIRESVPNENHLSMVLPLDDETLPWPGLFFGVALLGFWYWVTNQYIVQRILGARSLPDAQWGAILGGLLKIAPLFIMVFPGAMATALLPDIETADRVFPIMITQLLPAGLTGLVLAGLIAAIMSSVDSTLNSSSTLLIHDFVTKPDREIEPGKARRWGTYATLGFMVFAIVWAPLIQFAGGLWDYLQQMFSVLVPPLVVLFVMGAVSRFGTEKGGFYTLVFGHVLGAILFCFGNEGIMNLAGMEPIWSVHYTINVAIVTVICLVFYLIVSALTDHREIDDDVMWRRGMAMEDAAWNQPWYLDIRLHAAILGAAMLTILIVFW